TTAACCGTGGGGTTGTAGGTTCGAGTCCTACCTCTGGAGCCAGGCCGACGGGCAATGCACTTCGTCTACGTTCTCGAAAACGCCACGGGAAAACTCTACGTCGGCCAGACCGAGAATCTCGACACCCGCTTGGCCAACCACAACCGAACGGATCGGATCGGCGGCAAGTTCGCCCGCAAGCATGGACCGTGGAGGCTGGTTTGGTCCGAGGCTCACTCGAATCGCGGCGACGCGATGGCACGAGAGCGTCACATCAAGGCGATGAAATCCTCCCGGTGGATTCGCGACCACCTGCTCAATGGGAGAGTCCCGACAGGTCGGGATTAACCGTGGGGTTGTAGGTTCGAGTCCTACCTCTGGAGCCAGGCCGACGGGCAATGCACTTCGTCTACGTTCTCGAAAACGCCACGGGAAAACTCTACGTCGGCCAGACCGAGAATCTCGACACCCGCTTGGCCAACCACAACCGAACGGATCGGATCGGCGGCAAGTTCGCCCGCAAGCATGGACCGTGGAGGCTGGTTTGGTCCGAGGCTCACTCGAATCGCGGCGACGCGATGGCACGAGAGCGTCACATCAAGGCGATGAAATCCTCCCGGTGGATTCGCGACCACCTGCTCAATGGGAGAGTCCCGACAGGTCGGGATTAACCGTGGGGTTGTAGGTTCGAGTCCTACCTCTGGAGCCAGGTTCCTTGCGGCCAGCCCTGCCGTGCGTCTCCTTTTCCGGCTGCGGCCCGAGGCGTTTCGGACACCACGGTTCAGGCGAAGGACCGCTGAAGATACTCCAGACTCTTCGTGGCGATCACCCCGGGTCCTTCGTCGTAGTTGAACACTTCCACCGAAACCCAGCCTGCGTAGCCGGCGTCCCGAAGCGCCGCGGCGATCGGGCGGAAATCCACATCTCCGAAACCGGGACCCTTCAAGTTCGCGTCGTTCGCGTGGAAGTATGCAAACCCGCCGCGCGACTCGCGGATGATCTGCGGCACGGGCTTGCCCATCGAGCACATCGCCTTCACGTCAAGGATCACGCTCATCGCCGGGCTGGCGAATTGCCGCGCGAAACGGATGCCTTCCTCCGCCGTGTTCACGAAGTTCGTCTCGGTCGGCGCGAGCGGTTCGAAGCAGATCACGACGCCGCGCTCCTCTGCGCGTTTCACGGAGAGACGGAAAACATCCGTGGCCCAAGCCCATGCCTGCTCGCACGTCACGCCGGGCAGGAGGTTTCGCTGTTTCGGCGAGCCGACGACGATGAACTTGCCGCCGATGTCCGCGCAGAAGTCCACAAGCTCGCAGAAGTATTGCGCCGTGCGCTCGCGCGTCGCGGCATCGGGCGACGTGAGATACATCCCCTCGG
This window of the Verrucomicrobiota bacterium genome carries:
- a CDS encoding GIY-YIG nuclease family protein, which produces MEPGRRAMHFVYVLENATGKLYVGQTENLDTRLANHNRTDRIGGKFARKHGPWRLVWSEAHSNRGDAMARERHIKAMKSSRWIRDHLLNGRVPTGRD
- a CDS encoding GIY-YIG nuclease family protein, with amino-acid sequence MHFVYVLENATGKLYVGQTENLDTRLANHNRTDRIGGKFARKHGPWRLVWSEAHSNRGDAMARERHIKAMKSSRWIRDHLLNGRVPTGRD
- a CDS encoding sugar phosphate isomerase/epimerase produces the protein MKFAICNETFQNWKLADVLTWCAKAGYDGVEVAPFTLCKHVTDVTAGERERIRESAARAGIAISGIHWVLAQTEGMYLTSPDAATRERTAQYFCELVDFCADIGGKFIVVGSPKQRNLLPGVTCEQAWAWATDVFRLSVKRAEERGVVICFEPLAPTETNFVNTAEEGIRFARQFASPAMSVILDVKAMCSMGKPVPQIIRESRGGFAYFHANDANLKGPGFGDVDFRPIAAALRDAGYAGWVSVEVFNYDEGPGVIATKSLEYLQRSFA